A window of the Eubacterium sp. 1001713B170207_170306_E7 genome harbors these coding sequences:
- a CDS encoding HPr family phosphocarrier protein: MYTQKLTVVNPTGLHARPAAEFCKIAGGYQSKIMLKRLGADEKEGNGKSVIAVMAMGLPKGCEIEISAEGEDETDAVNALAELVKSGFGEI; encoded by the coding sequence ATGTACACGCAAAAGCTGACTGTTGTAAACCCTACCGGGTTACATGCACGCCCCGCTGCTGAGTTCTGCAAAATTGCAGGAGGCTATCAGTCGAAAATTATGCTTAAACGTCTGGGAGCAGACGAAAAAGAAGGAAATGGAAAATCCGTTATCGCCGTTATGGCCATGGGACTGCCAAAAGGCTGTGAGATCGAAATCAGTGCGGAAGGCGAGGATGAAACCGACGCTGTCAATGCGCTGGCAGAGCTGGTAAAAAGCGGATTTGGCGAGATTTAA
- a CDS encoding cobalamin-dependent protein (Presence of a B(12) (cobalamin)-binding domain implies dependence on cobalamin itself, in one of its several forms, or in some unusual lineages, dependence on a cobalamin-like analog.), with protein MLEALVSFFIELDEDKVIITIQRLLKAGIEKKKVVEALNQALDIIGKKYETGEYTLSDLMMAGILYEQVMEMDCIDISKSVEKSSLKSGMILIGTIESDMHDIGKSLFKSVASTSGFQVIDLGVNVKPEIFCQKIKELHPDIVGISAVLTGAISHLRKAIDVITLEGLRNQVKIIIGGSVVDAAVCDEVGADGFTDDAIQGVEICQKWMNSNG; from the coding sequence ATGCTAGAGGCACTTGTATCCTTCTTTATCGAGCTGGATGAGGATAAAGTAATCATAACCATACAGCGCCTGCTAAAAGCGGGCATAGAGAAGAAAAAAGTTGTGGAGGCGCTGAATCAGGCGCTGGACATCATCGGGAAAAAGTATGAGACTGGTGAGTATACATTGTCCGATTTAATGATGGCAGGTATTCTTTACGAACAGGTAATGGAGATGGACTGTATCGATATCTCCAAATCTGTTGAAAAATCATCCCTGAAAAGTGGAATGATTCTTATTGGAACCATTGAGAGTGATATGCACGATATTGGAAAATCGCTCTTTAAGAGTGTGGCCTCCACCTCTGGATTTCAGGTCATTGATCTCGGCGTCAATGTAAAACCCGAAATATTCTGCCAGAAGATCAAGGAACTTCATCCGGATATTGTAGGGATCAGCGCTGTTCTTACTGGCGCTATCAGCCATCTGCGAAAAGCGATTGATGTCATCACGCTGGAAGGCCTGCGAAATCAGGTGAAAATCATTATCGGTGGCAGTGTGGTAGATGCGGCGGTCTGTGACGAAGTGGGGGCAGACGGCTTTACAGACGATGCGATTCAGGGTGTTGAAATATGTCAAAAATGGATGAACAGCAATGGGTGA
- a CDS encoding GntR family transcriptional regulator, translated as MGEYTKYTEIIENIKQKIQSNIYKSNELLPSEKELCTEYSVSRRTVRRAIMELVEDGYLYTVPGKGTFVHVLNKDNYEVNFRLEDIICKGFDKAELYEATILSPDVYLVYNLQVAPTDKVLRIQSLLKRGEQIVAFDVKNIPYFLGIPLKEENLNYNSLRDILKNKISQYEMTEEIYLTSMMADDFLCGVMQLTAPEPLLVLDIIISDRDNIPLGWNKIYIRWNESEIRGVSV; from the coding sequence ATGGGTGAATATACAAAGTATACAGAAATTATTGAAAATATAAAACAAAAAATACAAAGTAATATTTACAAATCAAACGAGCTTCTCCCTTCAGAAAAAGAGCTCTGCACCGAGTACAGCGTAAGCCGGCGGACTGTTCGAAGGGCAATTATGGAACTGGTGGAGGATGGTTATCTGTATACTGTGCCCGGCAAGGGAACCTTTGTACATGTCCTGAATAAGGATAATTATGAGGTTAACTTTAGGCTTGAGGATATTATCTGCAAAGGATTTGACAAGGCAGAGCTGTATGAAGCCACTATCCTCTCGCCAGATGTCTATCTTGTATATAATTTGCAGGTGGCACCGACCGATAAAGTTTTACGCATTCAATCGCTGCTGAAAAGAGGCGAGCAGATTGTTGCCTTTGATGTTAAAAACATTCCGTACTTTCTGGGTATTCCTCTGAAGGAGGAAAACCTGAATTACAACAGTCTGAGAGATATCTTAAAAAATAAGATCTCCCAGTACGAGATGACAGAAGAAATCTATCTGACCTCAATGATGGCAGATGATTTTTTGTGCGGGGTCATGCAGCTGACAGCGCCAGAGCCACTGCTGGTTTTGGATATCATTATCAGCGATCGTGACAATATACCATTGGGCTGGAATAAAATATATATCAGGTGGAACGAAAGTGAAATTAGAGGGGTATCGGTTTGA
- a CDS encoding GntR family transcriptional regulator codes for MTVNNHFTAYELIASDIREKIEDNIYKSEQRLPSVLELCSEYNASDSTIRKSLDILKKEGYIYSKKRVGVFVSSIEEKRFILKFNEFSNLKEPVTASEILKFGQGQENRDAKDLRFSDKKHIVCHRIYYAGAFPVLYKIDYILYNARMRLESINAEKWIEEMDLVMESPAIYKRLALKIEMGVPDIREAMILAEESILYKIRREYYTEKKSFVGVSEIFVANHDLKLQIYEK; via the coding sequence TTGACAGTAAACAATCATTTTACAGCTTATGAGCTTATTGCGAGCGATATCCGCGAAAAAATTGAGGATAATATTTATAAGTCTGAGCAGCGTCTGCCATCGGTGCTTGAACTGTGTAGTGAATACAATGCCAGCGATTCGACCATCCGCAAAAGCCTGGATATTTTAAAAAAGGAAGGTTATATTTACAGTAAAAAGCGGGTTGGTGTTTTTGTAAGCTCCATCGAAGAAAAACGGTTTATCCTCAAATTTAATGAGTTCAGCAATTTAAAGGAACCGGTTACTGCATCTGAAATTTTGAAGTTTGGCCAAGGGCAGGAGAATCGAGACGCGAAGGACTTAAGGTTTAGTGATAAAAAGCATATTGTGTGCCACCGTATCTATTACGCCGGTGCATTTCCGGTATTATATAAAATTGACTACATTCTATACAATGCTCGAATGCGGCTGGAGAGCATCAATGCAGAAAAATGGATCGAGGAGATGGATCTTGTGATGGAGAGTCCCGCAATTTATAAACGGCTCGCATTAAAAATTGAGATGGGTGTTCCGGATATTCGCGAGGCGATGATATTAGCAGAGGAAAGTATCCTTTATAAAATAAGGCGCGAATATTATACTGAAAAGAAGTCGTTTGTGGGTGTTAGTGAAATTTTTGTGGCAAATCATGATTTGAAATTGCAAATTTATGAAAAATAG
- a CDS encoding trimethylamine methyltransferase family protein, which yields MKPYERFISKEDIQAIHEESVKILSEIGVKFEHETAIELFKKHGARVDGDVVFIDEALLNESLKNVPESFEVNIGDGETINLGGGSKARMPAMGNIYISEKGKIRKMDNQDTINQFKLADTSPVINVNYLNYLPDLKGFTTEQKMFYLIAISLKYCNQRNIMLKVDTFHMPENRSVREVTQEGYQLVKRFYGIDGYVALGDINPISPLTYDHDPIEKLLGICAENQPIWICPCAMPMMTAPASVASMVAQTNAEILAGLTLIQLINPGTPVLYGNTSGSTNLRTIQLSIGAPETALVSYATAGLADYYNLPFRTGGGLSDAKDMDMQAGLESMLMIQTTEECNPDLVMHSCGTIGSFNVISFEKFLVDEEIWAYVRRLINGVDITEKKFCFKDLQKAGPRGTFVTGRTPKMYREEFVLPKYLNKDDPNQWQTQGGTALRDTLEEAVRSRIDSYMPPEITREQNALLMPYLPEAYKERI from the coding sequence ATGAAACCATACGAACGATTTATTTCAAAAGAAGATATTCAGGCCATTCACGAAGAAAGTGTAAAAATTCTGAGTGAAATTGGGGTTAAATTTGAACATGAAACAGCCATTGAACTATTTAAGAAACATGGTGCAAGGGTCGACGGAGATGTTGTTTTTATCGATGAGGCTCTGTTAAACGAATCCTTGAAAAATGTGCCGGAAAGCTTTGAGGTCAATATTGGTGACGGAGAGACCATTAATCTGGGCGGCGGCTCAAAAGCCCGTATGCCGGCGATGGGAAATATTTATATTTCAGAAAAGGGAAAAATACGCAAGATGGATAATCAGGATACCATCAACCAGTTTAAGTTAGCAGACACCAGTCCGGTGATTAATGTCAATTATTTAAATTATCTGCCAGATTTAAAGGGTTTTACCACGGAGCAGAAAATGTTTTACCTGATTGCCATTTCGCTGAAATACTGTAATCAGCGCAATATCATGCTTAAAGTAGATACCTTCCACATGCCCGAGAACCGCTCGGTCCGCGAAGTTACCCAGGAAGGATACCAGCTTGTCAAGCGTTTTTATGGCATTGACGGGTATGTAGCCCTTGGCGATATCAACCCAATTTCACCGTTGACCTATGACCATGACCCCATCGAAAAGCTGCTGGGGATCTGTGCAGAAAACCAGCCAATCTGGATTTGTCCGTGCGCAATGCCAATGATGACAGCTCCAGCCTCTGTTGCTTCCATGGTCGCCCAGACCAACGCAGAAATTTTGGCAGGCTTGACACTCATACAGCTTATTAATCCCGGAACGCCGGTTTTATACGGAAACACCTCCGGCTCCACAAATCTGCGCACGATACAGCTGAGTATTGGGGCACCTGAGACTGCGCTTGTCAGCTATGCCACCGCCGGACTTGCCGACTATTACAACTTGCCCTTTAGAACAGGCGGCGGTCTGAGTGACGCGAAGGATATGGATATGCAGGCCGGACTGGAATCCATGCTGATGATCCAGACAACCGAAGAGTGCAACCCGGATTTAGTGATGCACAGCTGTGGGACTATCGGCTCATTTAATGTCATTAGTTTTGAAAAGTTTCTGGTGGACGAAGAAATCTGGGCCTATGTCAGACGGTTGATAAATGGTGTCGATATCACCGAAAAGAAATTCTGTTTTAAGGATCTGCAAAAGGCAGGACCGCGCGGGACTTTCGTGACAGGAAGAACGCCGAAAATGTATCGGGAAGAGTTTGTTCTGCCGAAGTATCTGAACAAGGATGATCCCAACCAATGGCAGACACAGGGAGGGACAGCGCTGCGCGATACTCTTGAGGAGGCTGTCAGAAGCCGTATTGACAGTTACATGCCGCCGGAAATTACCAGAGAGCAGAATGCGCTGTTAATGCCATATCTTCCCGAAGCCTACAAGGAAAGAATTTAA
- a CDS encoding trimethylamine methyltransferase family protein has product MCAVKKYLEKNGSLHEQSKTFLEKNGLRLEDARLAEWFKKRGFEIEDGYIKFKDHEIEHALKLCPPVIHLKAGKSDLEIGGSEKFYGFTGAPEFLLKSSSAHIFQKKDGINLFKLVDTSRIINFSERYPWFYENRRATEQMAFFLKYSNKPPVLLPGKWKDKADLCGTLQSLNDYFEQKKACQLAVPLEVYDDRAVTWSQIECLECTTGFHQAILLKIHSAVKENELITEEALCVRINAVALGYCCILQTLWPGYPVIFGLSNRIVCGQKNKFAVGIINRSILAVTAQVWRYYQIPFMLENITFEAQSPDVFAGIEATSRYREMFDHFQSDLMNFSLGALDCERAFCIEKYLTDEEIIEMLVRLYQGIDCSEKMNGYSAVKNAGPRGSYFNTRMLKLIKKEFYDSRYLNKESLGNWRSENENDLIDYVGRALQKRLKFYVPPEITKEKKMLLDKYLRAEDDGITQFRDIKF; this is encoded by the coding sequence ATGTGCGCTGTAAAAAAATATTTGGAAAAAAATGGCAGTCTTCATGAGCAATCAAAAACTTTTTTGGAAAAAAATGGTTTGCGGCTGGAAGATGCAAGGCTGGCAGAATGGTTTAAAAAAAGGGGCTTCGAGATAGAAGACGGCTACATAAAGTTTAAGGATCATGAGATTGAACATGCATTAAAGCTTTGTCCGCCAGTTATCCACCTAAAAGCCGGTAAGTCCGATTTAGAGATCGGAGGATCGGAAAAGTTTTATGGCTTTACAGGGGCGCCGGAATTTTTATTAAAAAGTAGCAGCGCACACATTTTTCAAAAAAAGGATGGCATTAATCTCTTTAAGCTGGTGGATACCAGCCGCATCATTAATTTTTCTGAACGCTATCCCTGGTTTTATGAAAACAGGCGGGCAACAGAACAGATGGCTTTTTTTCTTAAATACAGCAATAAGCCGCCAGTACTTTTGCCGGGGAAATGGAAAGACAAAGCGGATCTATGTGGAACGCTTCAGAGTCTCAATGACTACTTTGAACAAAAAAAGGCCTGTCAGCTGGCCGTACCGCTAGAGGTGTATGACGACAGAGCCGTTACCTGGAGCCAGATCGAGTGCCTGGAGTGCACAACAGGGTTTCATCAAGCGATTTTACTGAAAATCCACAGCGCTGTGAAAGAGAATGAGCTGATAACCGAAGAAGCATTGTGTGTCCGGATAAATGCCGTTGCTCTGGGCTATTGCTGCATCCTTCAAACATTATGGCCAGGGTATCCTGTGATCTTTGGCTTGTCCAACCGGATAGTCTGTGGTCAGAAAAATAAATTCGCTGTAGGTATTATAAATAGAAGTATTTTAGCGGTGACTGCGCAGGTGTGGCGGTATTATCAAATACCGTTTATGCTTGAAAATATTACCTTTGAGGCACAGTCGCCAGATGTTTTTGCAGGTATTGAAGCCACGTCGCGTTACCGGGAGATGTTTGATCATTTTCAAAGTGATCTGATGAATTTCTCTCTGGGTGCTCTCGACTGTGAAAGGGCTTTTTGCATTGAAAAATATCTGACGGATGAAGAAATTATCGAAATGCTGGTGCGCTTGTACCAGGGAATCGACTGTTCGGAAAAAATGAACGGATACAGCGCTGTAAAAAACGCAGGCCCAAGGGGGAGCTACTTTAACACGCGTATGCTTAAGCTGATCAAAAAAGAATTTTATGACAGCCGTTATTTAAATAAGGAATCACTGGGGAACTGGCGCTCCGAAAACGAAAACGATTTGATCGATTATGTGGGAAGAGCGCTTCAGAAAAGACTGAAGTTTTATGTTCCGCCTGAGATTACAAAGGAGAAAAAGATGCTTTTGGATAAGTATCTGAGAGCAGAGGACGACGGTATCACTCAATTTCGGGATATTAAATTTTAG
- a CDS encoding MFS transporter, with product MELSKGKRNFLVVLISFMVGIIYFIPYIRFTFYDQTIAAFNLTNMELGNLGAIYGLVALFCYPISGFLAEKFSPKLLLAASFVGTAAMTFWQASFPSYGALLVIYVLFAFFTTATLWSPYIAVLRNLGTEEEQGKLFGISEAMRGIVSTVTGFVFVWILSLFADSVGGFRAILIIGALVYIVFAALAIIFLPKNVSRDPEEPEEKREKGSVLQALKLPGVWLMGLFIFSCYSIIAAGINYLGTYTTQILGVSASVSSSLAIIRSYVLTVVAGIGAGIIADKFKSRLIFLVYVLMAIIVCAVATPFFSDMVTLAIIVTMILSLLYFMMKSVYFSIMGESGIPVAMTGIASGIVSFIGFIPDAFITSLMGSWLDKDPVMGFNMIFAWIAIWGVVAIVLALVIYKRGKKNQLSHEE from the coding sequence ATGGAGTTATCAAAGGGGAAAAGAAATTTTCTGGTGGTATTAATCAGTTTTATGGTCGGGATTATTTATTTTATTCCATATATTCGATTTACATTTTACGATCAAACAATTGCCGCTTTTAATCTTACCAATATGGAGCTTGGCAATTTAGGGGCTATCTATGGTCTGGTCGCATTGTTTTGTTATCCGATTAGCGGTTTTCTGGCAGAAAAATTCAGCCCGAAGCTTTTGCTGGCGGCTTCATTTGTCGGAACAGCGGCAATGACTTTCTGGCAGGCGAGTTTTCCGAGCTATGGAGCGCTGTTAGTCATCTATGTATTGTTTGCCTTTTTTACTACAGCAACGCTTTGGTCGCCCTATATCGCGGTGTTAAGAAATCTGGGAACAGAGGAGGAGCAGGGCAAGCTCTTCGGTATTAGTGAAGCCATGCGAGGTATTGTCTCCACAGTGACTGGCTTTGTCTTTGTCTGGATACTCAGTCTGTTTGCTGATTCGGTTGGCGGCTTTCGCGCTATTTTGATCATCGGAGCGCTTGTTTACATTGTTTTTGCGGCTTTGGCCATTATTTTCCTGCCCAAGAACGTTTCGCGCGATCCAGAGGAGCCTGAAGAAAAAAGAGAAAAGGGCAGTGTGCTGCAAGCTTTAAAGTTGCCGGGCGTCTGGCTGATGGGACTCTTTATTTTTAGCTGCTATTCCATTATCGCTGCGGGCATCAACTATCTGGGAACTTACACTACACAGATTTTAGGTGTTTCCGCTTCTGTATCCAGCAGCCTGGCGATTATCCGAAGCTATGTCTTAACAGTTGTAGCAGGCATTGGTGCTGGAATTATTGCGGACAAATTCAAATCACGTCTGATCTTTTTGGTTTATGTTTTGATGGCTATTATCGTTTGCGCAGTTGCTACGCCGTTTTTCTCTGATATGGTGACGCTGGCCATTATCGTTACGATGATTTTGTCTTTATTGTATTTTATGATGAAATCTGTTTACTTTTCGATCATGGGAGAGAGTGGTATTCCTGTGGCTATGACCGGTATCGCCAGCGGCATTGTCTCGTTTATCGGATTTATACCAGATGCTTTTATTACTTCGCTGATGGGGTCGTGGTTGGACAAGGATCCAGTAATGGGTTTTAACATGATTTTTGCCTGGATTGCAATCTGGGGAGTTGTTGCAATCGTTTTGGCACTTGTTATCTATAAAAGAGGAAAGAAAAATCAGCTCAGTCATGAAGAATGA
- a CDS encoding BCCT family transporter: MKYQKINLLVFVPAILLFGGCILLAFLDNAAFVSLTSALYAWILDKFGWLFLLTALVVFLVCIGLYFSPFGKITIGGKEAKPMMSTWNWFSITLCTTVASGIVFWGAAEPVQHILNPPVSSGIEAMTPEASLFAMAAVFRHWTVLPYGLYTILAVVFAFVYYNMCQPFSLGSVIAPLIPKRARSSVSQVVDFVCVFALVTGLAASLASGVLSINGGLNKLFGVDSNEAVWGIIILIIGGMTIIAAVTGITRGIKYLSNINVAMYIVILGFILLFGGITFIFSFGIESIGEFLTTFFSGTLFTGTAEGDPWAKNWTMFYLGNWMAWAPVTAVFLGRISYGRRVKDIIAMNLFVTALFSIVWFMIISGATVNQLMHNTGSGIVEAYNAGYENVIYQLFKNLPLSRIFIPLYLLAVLISFVTAADSTTMAIAGICSKGIAPDSPEPPASLTAVWGIIVAVVTWIMMSVGEGITGIKMLSNIGGLPAMILIIFVVISALMISLHPEKYNSIDNNHVIDRKHKTN; this comes from the coding sequence ATGAAATATCAAAAGATTAATTTACTTGTTTTTGTACCGGCAATACTGCTTTTCGGAGGCTGCATTTTACTGGCATTTCTTGATAATGCGGCGTTTGTAAGCTTAACCAGCGCCCTTTACGCTTGGATCCTGGATAAATTTGGATGGCTGTTTCTGTTGACGGCACTGGTTGTTTTTCTTGTCTGCATCGGTTTGTACTTTTCGCCTTTTGGGAAAATAACCATTGGCGGAAAGGAAGCAAAGCCGATGATGTCTACCTGGAATTGGTTTAGTATCACACTCTGTACCACTGTAGCTTCAGGTATTGTATTTTGGGGAGCGGCGGAGCCGGTGCAGCATATTCTCAATCCGCCGGTATCAAGCGGCATTGAAGCCATGACGCCAGAGGCTTCACTTTTTGCCATGGCAGCTGTTTTCAGACACTGGACGGTCTTACCCTATGGACTCTATACGATTTTAGCGGTTGTTTTTGCTTTTGTTTATTATAATATGTGTCAGCCCTTTTCGCTGGGTTCTGTTATTGCACCACTTATTCCTAAAAGAGCAAGAAGCAGTGTAAGCCAGGTTGTGGATTTTGTCTGTGTTTTTGCTCTGGTTACAGGGCTTGCCGCTTCTTTAGCATCAGGCGTCCTCAGTATTAACGGAGGACTAAACAAGCTTTTTGGTGTGGATTCAAACGAAGCAGTCTGGGGAATCATCATTCTGATTATTGGCGGCATGACCATCATTGCTGCAGTAACAGGCATTACCCGTGGCATAAAATACCTTTCAAACATCAATGTGGCAATGTATATTGTGATTTTGGGGTTTATACTCCTGTTTGGAGGAATCACCTTTATCTTTAGCTTTGGCATTGAAAGTATTGGTGAGTTTTTAACAACTTTTTTCAGCGGTACGCTTTTTACCGGTACAGCAGAGGGTGATCCCTGGGCTAAAAACTGGACCATGTTTTATCTCGGCAACTGGATGGCATGGGCGCCTGTGACGGCTGTGTTTTTGGGGAGGATCAGCTATGGGCGAAGGGTAAAGGATATAATTGCCATGAACCTGTTTGTGACAGCGTTGTTCAGTATTGTGTGGTTTATGATTATCTCTGGAGCAACTGTTAATCAGCTGATGCATAACACAGGTTCAGGTATCGTTGAAGCATACAACGCCGGTTATGAGAATGTGATTTATCAGTTGTTTAAAAATCTGCCGTTAAGCCGGATTTTTATTCCGTTGTATCTGCTAGCGGTTTTGATCTCTTTTGTGACAGCAGCCGATTCCACCACTATGGCTATTGCGGGCATTTGCAGCAAGGGTATTGCACCGGATTCGCCGGAGCCGCCCGCCAGCTTGACCGCCGTTTGGGGAATTATAGTAGCAGTGGTCACCTGGATTATGATGTCTGTCGGGGAAGGGATAACGGGGATTAAAATGCTCTCGAATATTGGAGGTCTGCCAGCGATGATTTTGATTATTTTTGTAGTCATCAGTGCACTAATGATTTCGTTACACCCAGAAAAGTACAATAGTATTGATAATAATCATGTAATTGATCGGAAACATAAGACGAACTGA
- a CDS encoding GNAT family N-acetyltransferase, giving the protein MYIISKKDRNRIAPLFEGWNETPVWSYLQGHLGQAFVDDPDSPRSAQILIGDFCFFAGIPNPELIENIPDPKIVPVITLIAREETWHPLFETIYRGQYEKFTRYALKKEPTAFDPEQLQANLKALPPDCKIRQIDPLLYNALLKEEWSKDLCSQFENAQDYAKNGLGFVIVKNHEIIAGASSYTYYNDGIEIQIDTKQPYRRQGLARVVGSRLILECLRQNRYPSWDAVSQESLHLAESLGYCLETPYIAYAVGDMEHLSKPR; this is encoded by the coding sequence TTGTATATAATTTCAAAAAAAGACCGAAACCGCATCGCGCCATTATTTGAAGGCTGGAACGAAACACCTGTATGGTCATACCTTCAAGGCCACCTTGGTCAGGCTTTTGTGGATGATCCCGATTCACCCCGTTCTGCCCAAATATTAATCGGTGATTTCTGTTTTTTCGCTGGCATTCCCAATCCTGAGCTCATTGAAAATATTCCTGACCCCAAAATCGTTCCTGTCATTACCCTGATCGCACGTGAGGAAACCTGGCATCCATTATTCGAAACCATCTATCGCGGACAATACGAGAAATTTACGCGTTATGCCTTAAAAAAAGAACCCACAGCTTTTGATCCAGAACAGCTGCAGGCGAATCTCAAAGCCCTGCCCCCGGACTGCAAAATCCGCCAAATCGACCCTTTACTTTACAATGCGCTGCTAAAAGAGGAATGGTCAAAAGATTTATGCTCTCAGTTTGAAAATGCTCAGGACTATGCAAAGAACGGGCTTGGCTTTGTCATCGTTAAAAATCATGAAATTATTGCCGGAGCCTCTTCTTACACCTATTACAACGACGGCATTGAAATTCAGATCGACACCAAACAGCCTTATCGAAGGCAGGGTCTGGCGCGGGTTGTGGGTTCCCGCCTTATTTTAGAGTGTCTGCGTCAAAACCGTTACCCCAGCTGGGATGCCGTCAGTCAAGAATCCCTGCATCTCGCCGAAAGTCTCGGTTATTGCTTAGAAACGCCGTATATTGCTTACGCTGTGGGCGATATGGAGCATTTGTCTAAGCCACGTTAA
- a CDS encoding flavodoxin family protein has translation MKVLIISSSPRKGGNSELLARAFAQGLQQKGHVVTMISAGHMKINGCLACDQCYTEPDAPCIQKDDFWKIYPMLLAADMVVLVSPLYFFNMSTQLRAVIDRLYAFCRSDKPLPLVGKKSVLLMTGASDDLKDFLPAIDSYKLTADYLKWQDKGVFIASDVWKKDDIIQSGWLEQVLAFGQSF, from the coding sequence ATGAAAGTTTTAATCATCTCGTCCAGTCCCAGAAAAGGTGGCAACAGCGAACTGCTGGCCCGTGCCTTTGCCCAGGGGCTGCAGCAAAAGGGCCATGTGGTGACCATGATTTCCGCCGGCCATATGAAAATAAATGGCTGTCTGGCTTGTGACCAGTGCTACACCGAACCCGACGCCCCTTGTATCCAGAAGGATGATTTCTGGAAAATATACCCCATGCTGCTGGCCGCTGACATGGTGGTACTGGTATCACCACTGTACTTTTTCAACATGTCCACCCAATTAAGAGCCGTCATTGACCGGCTGTACGCTTTTTGCCGAAGTGATAAGCCGCTGCCTCTGGTTGGAAAAAAATCCGTTCTTTTAATGACCGGTGCCAGCGATGACCTGAAAGATTTTCTGCCAGCCATTGACAGCTACAAGCTGACCGCAGATTACTTGAAATGGCAGGATAAAGGTGTTTTCATCGCTTCAGATGTCTGGAAAAAGGACGATATCATCCAAAGCGGCTGGCTGGAACAGGTTCTGGCTTTTGGTCAGAGTTTTTAA
- the glsA gene encoding glutaminase A, with protein MQKNMIDKNKLETVLKQAYSAAESDESGANASYIPALAKVPSGLFGLTAVTADGTVLETGDSSYPFAIESISKVFSMALVMEAVGAKEMLKKVGADPTGLPFNSVMALELHRGKPLSPLVNAGAMATVSLLPAASADEKWHKILDGYSQFAGHSLEVMEAVYTSETATNSHNKGIAWLMSGYGTLYDDPDTTCDLYTRQCSIAITCKDLAVMGATLANSGVNPVTGKAVINPEFLPHIFAEMTMEGLYGASGDFAYTVGLPGKSGVGGGLLAVVPGQLALSAFSPRLDPIGNSVRGQKALRFISDALDLSLYR; from the coding sequence ATGCAAAAAAATATGATTGACAAAAATAAACTGGAGACCGTTCTAAAACAGGCTTACAGCGCTGCAGAAAGTGATGAGTCCGGCGCCAACGCCTCCTATATTCCAGCCCTGGCAAAAGTACCTTCCGGCCTTTTTGGACTGACTGCCGTTACAGCAGACGGTACCGTACTTGAGACAGGCGACAGCAGCTATCCCTTTGCCATTGAATCCATCTCCAAGGTTTTTTCCATGGCACTTGTCATGGAGGCTGTCGGCGCTAAAGAGATGCTTAAAAAAGTGGGGGCAGACCCAACAGGACTTCCCTTTAACTCTGTAATGGCACTGGAGCTGCACCGCGGGAAGCCGCTCTCCCCACTGGTAAACGCCGGCGCCATGGCTACCGTCAGCCTCCTGCCTGCCGCCAGCGCTGATGAAAAGTGGCATAAAATTTTAGATGGCTACAGCCAATTCGCCGGACACAGTCTTGAAGTTATGGAAGCTGTGTATACCTCAGAGACTGCCACCAACAGTCATAACAAGGGCATCGCCTGGCTTATGTCTGGCTATGGCACACTCTATGACGATCCGGACACCACCTGTGATCTTTATACCAGGCAATGCTCAATCGCCATCACCTGCAAAGATTTGGCGGTTATGGGCGCTACTCTGGCCAACAGCGGCGTCAATCCAGTCACTGGAAAAGCTGTCATTAATCCAGAATTTTTACCTCATATTTTCGCCGAGATGACCATGGAAGGTCTTTACGGGGCTTCCGGCGATTTCGCCTATACCGTTGGACTTCCGGGTAAAAGCGGTGTTGGCGGCGGTTTACTGGCAGTTGTACCTGGCCAGCTGGCGCTTTCAGCCTTCAGCCCAAGACTGGACCCCATTGGCAACAGCGTCCGGGGACAAAAGGCCTTGCGCTTTATTTCCGATGCCCTTGACCTTTCCCTTTACCGGTAA